GCGCCGGCGGCTCATCGCCGACCGCCTGGCGACCGCGGGTTGATGGGCGCGGTCAACGGATGCTAGGCGGGTGCGGGCCGGAACACCGGCACGACGAATCCGTCGTCGTCTTCGCGGAAAGCGATGACCAGATCCATGTCTGCGCGTAGATCATCGACAGCGCAGTCCGCCACGACCGTCATGAGCCGTGATCCTTCTTCGAGGTCCACCATGGCCAGTACGTAGGGAGTGCGGGTGTCGAAGGGCGCGGCGTTCTGGCGGATGACGCTCCAGGTGTACAGCCGCGCGCGTCCGGTGGCCGGCGTCAAATCGACATCCTCGCACCAACAGTGCGGGCAGAAGGGCCGTGCGTACAGCGAGGCCTGGCCGCATGAGCGGCAACGGTTGACCGTCAGCCTCCGGCCTTGCGTGGCGGTCCACCAGGCTTGGCCGTCGGTGTCGATCGTGGGCCGATCGGGCGCGGTCATCACTGCCTCCCGAGAATCATCGTGGCGCTGTGGGTGAAGAAGCCGCCCATCGCGTGGACGCAGGCCAGACTGGCCCCGCTCACTTGGCGCGGTCCGCATTCGCCCCGCAACTGCCGGACCGCCTCGACCATCAGGAACATCCCTCGCATACCGGGATGGCAGGAGGCCAGCCCGCCTCCGTCGGTGTTGGTTGGGAGCGCCCCGCCCGGACGCAGCGCACCGGACGCGACGAACGGCCCCCCTTCGC
This Mycobacterium simiae DNA region includes the following protein-coding sequences:
- a CDS encoding Zn-ribbon domain-containing OB-fold protein, with protein sequence MTAPDRPTIDTDGQAWWTATQGRRLTVNRCRSCGQASLYARPFCPHCWCEDVDLTPATGRARLYTWSVIRQNAAPFDTRTPYVLAMVDLEEGSRLMTVVADCAVDDLRADMDLVIAFREDDDGFVVPVFRPAPA